Proteins encoded by one window of Mustela erminea isolate mMusErm1 chromosome 5, mMusErm1.Pri, whole genome shotgun sequence:
- the TGM1 gene encoding protein-glutamine gamma-glutamyltransferase K isoform X2, whose translation MTDGPRSDVGRWGGNPWQPPTTPSPEPEPEPDRVSRRGGRSFWARCCPCCSCRNGTDEPYGGRGSRSGSRRPDSRGSGSRRPGSRTGDVNAAGDGTIREGMLVVTGVDLLSARSDQNRREHHTDEFEYDELIIRRGQPFHVVLHFSRPYESSDHVALELLIGNNPEVGKGTHVIIPVGKGSSGGWKAQVTKASGQNLNLRVHTSPNAIIGKFQFTIRTRCEAGEFQLPFDPSNEIYILFNPWCPEDIVYVDHEDWRQEYVLNESGRIYYGTEAQIGERTWNYGQFDHGVLDACLYILDRRGMPYGGRGDPVSVSRVISAMVNSLDDNGVLIGNWSGDYSRGTNPSAWVGSVEILLSYLRTGYSVPYGQCWVFAGVTTTVLRCLGLATRTVTNFNSAHDTDTSLTMDIYFDENMKPLEHLNHDSVWNFHVWNDCWMKRPDLPSGFDGWQVVDATPQETSSGIFCCGPCSVESIKNGLVYMKYDTPFIFAEVNSDKVYWQRQDDGSFKIVYVEEKAIGTLIITKAIGSNMRDDVTHVYKHPEGSEAERRAVETAAAHGSKPNVYSSRDSAEDVAMQVEAQDAVMGQDLAVSVVLSNRGGSPRTVKLHLYLSVTFYTGVTGPVFKESKKEVVLAPGASDRVSMPVAYKEYRPHLVDQGSMLLNVSGHVKESGQVLAKQHTFRLRTPDLSLTLLGAAVVGQECEVQIVFRNPLPVTLTNVVFRLEGSGLQRPKILNVGDIGGNETVTLHQKFVPVRPGPRQLIASLDSPQLSQVHGVIQVDVAPAPRGGSVFADAGGDSHSGETIPMASRGGA comes from the exons ATGACAGATGGTCCTCGGTCAGATGTGGGCCGCTGGGGTGGGAACCCCTGGCAACCCCCAACCACACCTTCTCcggagccagagccagagccagacagAGTGTCTCGCCGAGGAGGCCGTTCCTTCTGGGCTCgctgctgtccctgctgctcCTGCCGAAATGGGACAGATGAGCCCTACGGAGGCCGAGGGTCTCGCTCTGGAAGTCGAAGACCTGACTCCCGGGGCTCAGGTTCCCGCCGACCTGGCTCCCGGACCGGTGATGTGAACGCCGCTGGAGATGGCACTATCCGAG AGGGCATGCTGGTGGTGACCGGTGTGGATCTGCTGAGTGCACGGTCAGACCAGAACCGCCGAGAGCACCACACAGACGAGTTTGAGTACGATGAGCTGATTATACGCCGTGGACAGCCTTTCCACGTGGTCCTCCACTTTTCTCGGCCCTATGAGTCCTCTGATCATGTCGCCCTGGAGCTGCTTATCG GAAACAACCCCGAGGTGGGGAAGGGCACGCACGTGATCATCCCGGTGGGCAAGGGGAGCAGTGGAGGCTGGAAAGCCCAGGTGACCAAGGCCAGTGGGCAGAATCTGAACCTCCGGGTCCACACCTCCCCCAACGCCATCATCGGCAAGTTTCAGTTCACCATCCGCACACGCTGCGAGGCTGGCGAGTTCCAGTTGCCCTTTGACCCCAGCAATGAGATCTATATCCTCTTCAATCCCTGGTGCCCAG AGGACATCGTGTACGTGGACCATGAGGATTGGCGACAAGAGTATGTGCTTAATGAGTCTGGGAGAATCTACTATGGAACTGAAGCCCAGATTGGTGAGCGGACCTGGAACTATGGACAG tttGATCATGGAGTGCTGGATGCCTGCCTGTATATCCTGGACCGGCGGGGAATGCCATATGGAGGCCGTGGGGACCCTGTCAGTGTCTCCCGGGTCATCTCTGCCATG GTAAACTCCTTGGATGACAACGGGGTCCTGATTGGAAACTGGTCTGGTGATTACTCTCGAGGCACCAACCCTTCAGCCTGGGTGGGCAGCGTGGAGATCCTACTCAGCTACCTACGCACTGGCTATTCCGTCCCCTATGGCCAGTGCTGGGTCTTCGCCGGCGTGACCACCACAG TGCTGCGTTGCCTGGGCCTGGCTACCCGCACTGTCACCAACTTCAACTCAGCACACGACACAGACACATCTCTCACCATGGACATCTACTTTGATGAGAACATGAAGCCCCTGGAGCACCTGAACCACGATTCTGTTTg GAACTTCCATGTGTGGAACGACTGCTGGATGAAGAGGCCAGATTTGCCGTCGGGCTTTGATGGGTGGCAGGTGGTGGACGCTACGCCCCAGGAGACCAGCAGCG GCATCTTCTGCTGTGGGCCCTGCTCTGTGGAGTCCATCAAGAATGGCCTGGTCTACATGAAGTATGACACACCCTTCATTTTTGCCGAG GTCAACAGTGACAAAGTTTACTGGCAGCGACAGGACGATGGCAGCTTCAAGATCGTGTATGTAGAGGAGAAGGCCATTGGCACACTCATCATCACAAAGGCCATCGGATCCAACATGCGGGATGATGTCACCCACGTGTATAAACACCCAGAAG gctcAGAAGCAGAGCGGAGGGCAGTGGAGACAGCAGCCGCACATGGCAGCAAACCCAACGTGTACTCCAGCCGCGACTCGGCAGAGGATGTGGCCATGCAGGTGGAGGCCCAGGATGCAGTGATGGGGCAGGACCTGGCAGTCTCCGTGGTGCTGAGCAATCGCGGCGGCAGTCCCCGCACCGTGAAGCTGCACCTTTACCTCTCGGTCACCTTCTACACCGGGGTCACAGGGCCTGTGTTCAAGGAGAGCAAGAAGGAAGTGGTGCTGGCGCCAGGGGCCT CGGACCGTGTGTCCATGCCTGTGGCCTACAAGGAATACAGGCCCCACCTTGTAGACCAGGGCTCCATGCTGCTCAACGTCTCGGGCCACGTCAAGGAGAGTGGCCAGGTGCTGGCCAAGCAGCATACCTTCCGTCTGCGTACCCCAGACCTCTCCCTCACA TTATTGGGGGCAGCTGTGGTTGGCCAGGAGTGCGAAGTACAGATTGTCTTCAGGAACCCCCTGCCTGTCACCCTCACCAACGTCGTCTTCCGGCTTGAGGGCTCTGGCCTACAGAGACCCAAGATCCTCAATGTGGG
- the TGM1 gene encoding protein-glutamine gamma-glutamyltransferase K isoform X1 has product MERPPRAATLCHYCYYSCQLFWTRKGEGMTDGPRSDVGRWGGNPWQPPTTPSPEPEPEPDRVSRRGGRSFWARCCPCCSCRNGTDEPYGGRGSRSGSRRPDSRGSGSRRPGSRTGDVNAAGDGTIREGMLVVTGVDLLSARSDQNRREHHTDEFEYDELIIRRGQPFHVVLHFSRPYESSDHVALELLIGNNPEVGKGTHVIIPVGKGSSGGWKAQVTKASGQNLNLRVHTSPNAIIGKFQFTIRTRCEAGEFQLPFDPSNEIYILFNPWCPEDIVYVDHEDWRQEYVLNESGRIYYGTEAQIGERTWNYGQFDHGVLDACLYILDRRGMPYGGRGDPVSVSRVISAMVNSLDDNGVLIGNWSGDYSRGTNPSAWVGSVEILLSYLRTGYSVPYGQCWVFAGVTTTVLRCLGLATRTVTNFNSAHDTDTSLTMDIYFDENMKPLEHLNHDSVWNFHVWNDCWMKRPDLPSGFDGWQVVDATPQETSSGIFCCGPCSVESIKNGLVYMKYDTPFIFAEVNSDKVYWQRQDDGSFKIVYVEEKAIGTLIITKAIGSNMRDDVTHVYKHPEGSEAERRAVETAAAHGSKPNVYSSRDSAEDVAMQVEAQDAVMGQDLAVSVVLSNRGGSPRTVKLHLYLSVTFYTGVTGPVFKESKKEVVLAPGASDRVSMPVAYKEYRPHLVDQGSMLLNVSGHVKESGQVLAKQHTFRLRTPDLSLTLLGAAVVGQECEVQIVFRNPLPVTLTNVVFRLEGSGLQRPKILNVGDIGGNETVTLHQKFVPVRPGPRQLIASLDSPQLSQVHGVIQVDVAPAPRGGSVFADAGGDSHSGETIPMASRGGA; this is encoded by the exons ATGGAGAGGCCCCCTCGGGCTGCTACGCTGTGCCACTACTGCTATTACTCCTGCCAGCTATTCTGGacaagaaagggagagg GCATGACAGATGGTCCTCGGTCAGATGTGGGCCGCTGGGGTGGGAACCCCTGGCAACCCCCAACCACACCTTCTCcggagccagagccagagccagacagAGTGTCTCGCCGAGGAGGCCGTTCCTTCTGGGCTCgctgctgtccctgctgctcCTGCCGAAATGGGACAGATGAGCCCTACGGAGGCCGAGGGTCTCGCTCTGGAAGTCGAAGACCTGACTCCCGGGGCTCAGGTTCCCGCCGACCTGGCTCCCGGACCGGTGATGTGAACGCCGCTGGAGATGGCACTATCCGAG AGGGCATGCTGGTGGTGACCGGTGTGGATCTGCTGAGTGCACGGTCAGACCAGAACCGCCGAGAGCACCACACAGACGAGTTTGAGTACGATGAGCTGATTATACGCCGTGGACAGCCTTTCCACGTGGTCCTCCACTTTTCTCGGCCCTATGAGTCCTCTGATCATGTCGCCCTGGAGCTGCTTATCG GAAACAACCCCGAGGTGGGGAAGGGCACGCACGTGATCATCCCGGTGGGCAAGGGGAGCAGTGGAGGCTGGAAAGCCCAGGTGACCAAGGCCAGTGGGCAGAATCTGAACCTCCGGGTCCACACCTCCCCCAACGCCATCATCGGCAAGTTTCAGTTCACCATCCGCACACGCTGCGAGGCTGGCGAGTTCCAGTTGCCCTTTGACCCCAGCAATGAGATCTATATCCTCTTCAATCCCTGGTGCCCAG AGGACATCGTGTACGTGGACCATGAGGATTGGCGACAAGAGTATGTGCTTAATGAGTCTGGGAGAATCTACTATGGAACTGAAGCCCAGATTGGTGAGCGGACCTGGAACTATGGACAG tttGATCATGGAGTGCTGGATGCCTGCCTGTATATCCTGGACCGGCGGGGAATGCCATATGGAGGCCGTGGGGACCCTGTCAGTGTCTCCCGGGTCATCTCTGCCATG GTAAACTCCTTGGATGACAACGGGGTCCTGATTGGAAACTGGTCTGGTGATTACTCTCGAGGCACCAACCCTTCAGCCTGGGTGGGCAGCGTGGAGATCCTACTCAGCTACCTACGCACTGGCTATTCCGTCCCCTATGGCCAGTGCTGGGTCTTCGCCGGCGTGACCACCACAG TGCTGCGTTGCCTGGGCCTGGCTACCCGCACTGTCACCAACTTCAACTCAGCACACGACACAGACACATCTCTCACCATGGACATCTACTTTGATGAGAACATGAAGCCCCTGGAGCACCTGAACCACGATTCTGTTTg GAACTTCCATGTGTGGAACGACTGCTGGATGAAGAGGCCAGATTTGCCGTCGGGCTTTGATGGGTGGCAGGTGGTGGACGCTACGCCCCAGGAGACCAGCAGCG GCATCTTCTGCTGTGGGCCCTGCTCTGTGGAGTCCATCAAGAATGGCCTGGTCTACATGAAGTATGACACACCCTTCATTTTTGCCGAG GTCAACAGTGACAAAGTTTACTGGCAGCGACAGGACGATGGCAGCTTCAAGATCGTGTATGTAGAGGAGAAGGCCATTGGCACACTCATCATCACAAAGGCCATCGGATCCAACATGCGGGATGATGTCACCCACGTGTATAAACACCCAGAAG gctcAGAAGCAGAGCGGAGGGCAGTGGAGACAGCAGCCGCACATGGCAGCAAACCCAACGTGTACTCCAGCCGCGACTCGGCAGAGGATGTGGCCATGCAGGTGGAGGCCCAGGATGCAGTGATGGGGCAGGACCTGGCAGTCTCCGTGGTGCTGAGCAATCGCGGCGGCAGTCCCCGCACCGTGAAGCTGCACCTTTACCTCTCGGTCACCTTCTACACCGGGGTCACAGGGCCTGTGTTCAAGGAGAGCAAGAAGGAAGTGGTGCTGGCGCCAGGGGCCT CGGACCGTGTGTCCATGCCTGTGGCCTACAAGGAATACAGGCCCCACCTTGTAGACCAGGGCTCCATGCTGCTCAACGTCTCGGGCCACGTCAAGGAGAGTGGCCAGGTGCTGGCCAAGCAGCATACCTTCCGTCTGCGTACCCCAGACCTCTCCCTCACA TTATTGGGGGCAGCTGTGGTTGGCCAGGAGTGCGAAGTACAGATTGTCTTCAGGAACCCCCTGCCTGTCACCCTCACCAACGTCGTCTTCCGGCTTGAGGGCTCTGGCCTACAGAGACCCAAGATCCTCAATGTGGG